Within the Bdellovibrionota bacterium genome, the region TCACCTTGCGAACTTCGTACGAGGTTGGAAGGCGCCGAAGCAATTCTTCGTGTTTCCCCCAATTCATGACGATTACGGACGGCTGCTCGTCGACATGGATCTCGTGCCTGAACCAGCCGTTATAGTTTCGAAGGTACCAATAGAGAGGCCAAGCGGAATCCTCGACCACCTGGACCTTCAGATTCGCCTTCTCGCCGGTGACGCCGCCCAAATGATGAATCCGTTGGACCAGCTCGAGAAGTTCCGTGGAGGTATGCGTGTACACCAGTCTTTCGCGCGGATCCGCGGCTCCCGCGAAGGAGGCGCGCACGGTGATCACCCCTTGCCACCCCGCGAACAGGATCAGCGCGGCGCCGATGCCGGCCCGAGGTATCGGAGACACAATTCGGCCCCGGACGAGTTCGGGCAGGACCAGAGCGATATAGACGGTCCAGGGAAGAAGAATATGCGTGGTGAGCCAAGGGACCTTTTCTCCCGCGTACGAATAGAGGAGCAAGGAAACGATCCCCCAGTGGGCGCAGAAAGCGGGAAGAATTTCATTTCGCCGAAGATGAGTCGAGAGAAGCAAAATCCAGGAGCCGATTTCAAGGCAAAGGATCGCGACGTGCATCGGTTGATCCAAATGGACCTTCGACCCGTAGGGGCCGACGGTCTCCCAACTCTTGAGCAGCAGGCCCCACAAAATGAATGTTCCCAGGCACCAGAGCCCGGCTCGATAAGAAGTATCGGCGGTGGAACGAATCGCACGCCAGATGCACCAGGCCAAACTCAAGAGAAGGGGCAGCTCGTACGTGGCTAAAATGGGGAAATAATAGTCGAACGGTCCTTTGATTCGCTGAATCGCGTGCTGGCGAACCCAATACGGGATCATTTCCCGATAAAGGCCGTCCAAAATTCCGCCGGCGTTGCGCCCGAGGGAGGAATAAAGAGCGCAAAAAATGAGGGCCATCAGAAGAACGGACCAGACCATAGGGACGCGCAACGAACGCACCGTCGCTGCGACGGAACGCCGCTGATCGCCGAATGAGATCTCGTCGACTTTTCGTTTCCACACAGCCCAGACAACGGCAAAGCTAAGAAATGCGAAGGCGTAAAAGAGAGAGTTCAATTTTGTGCATACCATGAGGGCGAACGTCGCCGCGGCGGCGTAAAGATAACCGTTCGATCGCGTCGCCCAGAACCGAGCCGACGTCCAGAGAAGCGTCATCACCAACGCCGCCATCGGAATGTCCATGATGAGCGTTCGCGAGTAGTAGCCATAAATGGGGGAAAGGCAGACCAGGGCCAACCAGGTGTAGGCGGAAGATTTGGAACTCTCGCGTAAAAAAAGAAAACCCGTGGTTGTCATGAGGATTCCCGTTAGGGCGACGGAGAGCCGGCCCGTCCAATCGTTGATCGGGAGAATCTCAAAGATCGCGGCTTGAAGATGGTAGAGAAACGGGCCGTGCAGCATCGGATTGAACTTGTAAACGCCCTGCGTGGCGTACCGCCACGACTCGATCGCGTGGATCGATTCGTCGTGGTGATAGGGCTTGTCTCCCAAGAAAAGAAATCGTGTGAAGACGTAGAAGAGACCAAACGCGAGAAGAAGAAAAGTGTCGCGAGAACGGAACTTCAGCGCCACCGTTTTTTCATTTCGACGTCGAAGTGTTTCTTGTAAAGGACGTCCCATTCGCGGCTCCCCTCGAGGACGCCCCGCGAATAAGACTGCAAAATCTTGCGGACGGCGGTATCGACTTCGTCTTCCAGGTGGCAGTAATGCGTAAGGACCTGTTTTGTGGCCTTGAGAGTTCGCGGTTCATCCGGATACGCGGCCCAGCCCGCCTTTTGGAGGCCGCTCAGGAGAAGATGGGAAATGTGGGAGATCCTTTCCTCGGAGAGTCTCATAACACCATCTTCCGTTCTTTGATCAGCTGGTTTTTCACCATTTGAAACATTTTATGACGATCGAGCGTTCCGCGGGCGAACTCCTTTTCGTACTTGTGAAGCATTTGGTCGACCTCTTTGTTGAGGTCGTCCTCCACTCGAAGGTCGGCCAGGAAAATCTCCAACAGGCGGGTTCGAATTTGCGATTCCGGGGCGGTGAACGTGGCGAGATGTTGGCTCTTCCATTCCGAAAGGAGGCGGTCGACGATCCGTTCCACTTCTTCGGGTCGGAGCCTCATTCGCATGACCGTAGCGCGCTCGGTTTCACGGTGTCAATTAGGCGATCGATCCTCCGGTGGCGGGAGCCACCAGGCCGCATACGACGCGGCTTTTCGCCCCGGTCGCACGCGGCTCATTGTTGGCGTGTCCTCGCAGCGTCTCGGCTCCGAGAAGCGCAAACGAGATCGCTTCGACTTCTTCGGCGGGGTATCCAAAGGTATCCGAGGTTACGGCTTTCACGCCGGAAAGA harbors:
- a CDS encoding flippase activity-associated protein Agl23, with the protein product MALKFRSRDTFLLLAFGLFYVFTRFLFLGDKPYHHDESIHAIESWRYATQGVYKFNPMLHGPFLYHLQAAIFEILPINDWTGRLSVALTGILMTTTGFLFLRESSKSSAYTWLALVCLSPIYGYYSRTLIMDIPMAALVMTLLWTSARFWATRSNGYLYAAAATFALMVCTKLNSLFYAFAFLSFAVVWAVWKRKVDEISFGDQRRSVAATVRSLRVPMVWSVLLMALIFCALYSSLGRNAGGILDGLYREMIPYWVRQHAIQRIKGPFDYYFPILATYELPLLLSLAWCIWRAIRSTADTSYRAGLWCLGTFILWGLLLKSWETVGPYGSKVHLDQPMHVAILCLEIGSWILLLSTHLRRNEILPAFCAHWGIVSLLLYSYAGEKVPWLTTHILLPWTVYIALVLPELVRGRIVSPIPRAGIGAALILFAGWQGVITVRASFAGAADPRERLVYTHTSTELLELVQRIHHLGGVTGEKANLKVQVVEDSAWPLYWYLRNYNGWFRHEIHVDEQPSVIVMNWGKHEELLRRLPTSYEVRKVKLREWWVPDNNKLSFPALIRYYFTREVYSPLGSFDLALFVRADRFVLWNGMPEKP
- a CDS encoding DUF507 family protein, yielding MRLSEERISHISHLLLSGLQKAGWAAYPDEPRTLKATKQVLTHYCHLEDEVDTAVRKILQSYSRGVLEGSREWDVLYKKHFDVEMKKRWR
- a CDS encoding DUF507 family protein; translation: MRLRPEEVERIVDRLLSEWKSQHLATFTAPESQIRTRLLEIFLADLRVEDDLNKEVDQMLHKYEKEFARGTLDRHKMFQMVKNQLIKERKMVL